The region GCCATTGTGGGATCTGGTTCTCTTATCTTTCAAGGAGTGACCCTCGGCGGAACGGGAAAGGAATCAGGGAAACGACACCCAACCATAGGTAAAAATGTAGTGATTGGTGCTGGAGCCAAAGTCCTCGGAAACATCACCGTAGAAGATCATGTACGGGTTGGAGCAGGATCCGTTGTTATGCGAAACGTTCCAGCAGGTTGTACAGTTGTTGGAATTCCTGGTAAGGTAGTCAAAGCAGGTGACATTGCTTCTGATAGTGTAGAACAAATGTTAGAGCACAATCAAATGCCAGATCCAATTGCTAAAGTTTTTTCTGTATTGTTAGAAAAGGTAGAAACCCAACAACAACTCATTAACAAACTTTCTGAGAAACAACAGTCTTTAGAAAAATCTTCACCTGATCTCCCAGAAGATGATCGATTCATTCAAGAATTCATTCATGGTGATGGAATTTAAAATTCTTTGAGTAACTCTGTTTTTTTCCGGTTGTATTC is a window of Leptospira kanakyensis DNA encoding:
- the cysE gene encoding serine O-acetyltransferase, translated to MFENIRIIKKFDPAAKSYLEIVLCYPGLHALWLHKLAHLLYKLRLPIIPRLVNYISRFLTGIDIHPGAKIAPGVFIDHGSGVVIGETAIVGSGSLIFQGVTLGGTGKESGKRHPTIGKNVVIGAGAKVLGNITVEDHVRVGAGSVVMRNVPAGCTVVGIPGKVVKAGDIASDSVEQMLEHNQMPDPIAKVFSVLLEKVETQQQLINKLSEKQQSLEKSSPDLPEDDRFIQEFIHGDGI